From Kamptonema formosum PCC 6407, a single genomic window includes:
- a CDS encoding orange carotenoid protein N-terminal domain-containing protein, producing the protein MKSTTNVDSTHTLSGNTQEVIEAINTLSTDDKLALLYFIYEKMGGSITPAAPAAAEPELAPLLLDNFYGLSQEEQLNVMRAIANGEDTEYSRAYGALTANNKLLVWYAWAVGMGDNVVDLPKGYEATQVVNNALSKVEGLDFEQQISVLRDVADTMGYSDVKPIATQAEVGKTASL; encoded by the coding sequence ATGAAATCAACAACCAACGTTGACAGCACTCATACTCTCTCAGGAAACACTCAAGAAGTTATTGAGGCAATTAACACTTTGAGTACAGATGATAAACTGGCACTGCTTTACTTTATTTATGAAAAGATGGGCGGTTCAATTACACCAGCAGCTCCAGCAGCAGCAGAACCAGAACTAGCACCACTGCTGCTAGATAACTTCTATGGGCTATCACAGGAGGAGCAGTTAAATGTGATGCGGGCTATTGCCAACGGCGAGGATACAGAATATTCTCGCGCTTACGGTGCTCTTACTGCTAATAATAAGTTGTTGGTGTGGTATGCTTGGGCTGTGGGTATGGGCGATAATGTTGTGGATTTGCCGAAGGGTTATGAAGCCACTCAAGTTGTTAATAATGCTTTGAGTAAGGTGGAAGGTCTTGATTTTGAGCAGCAAATTTCTGTGCTGCGGGATGTTGCTGATACTATGGGTTACAGCGATGTCAAACCAATTGCTACTCAGGCTGAAGTTGGAAAAACTGCAAGTCTCTAG